Within the Deltaproteobacteria bacterium genome, the region GCCCGCCTCGAGAAGACGGACCGCGTCGAGCATGTACGGCACGAGAAGCCGGTTCACGACGAACCCGGGGGTGTCCTTGCAGGTGATGGCGGTCTTGCCGAGTTTCTTCGCCATCGCCAGCGCCAGGTCGGTGGTGCCCTGTTCGGTCTGCAGGGCGGGGATCACCTCGACCAGCTTCATCACCGGAACCGGGTTGAAGAAGTGCATGCCGACGAACTTCGCGGGGCGCTTTACGAGGGAGGCCATCTCGGTGATCGAGATGGAAGAGGTGTTGCTCGCGTACACCACCTCGTCGCCGCAGATCGCGTCGACCTTCGAGAAGATCGCCTTCTTCACGTCGACGCTCTCGAAGACCGCCTCGAAGAGAAAGGGAACACCCTTCAGCGTGGCGATGTCGGTCGAGAAGGTGATCCGGCCGAGAACCTGCTTCTTCTGCTCCTCGGTGATCTTCTCCTTGGCGACCAGCCGTTCGAGGATCTTCGCGAGCACCGAAGCCGCCTTTGCGCAGGCCGCGTCGTCGACGTCCACCGCCTTGACCTCGAAGCCCGACTGGGCCGCAACCTGGATGATCCCGGTCCCCATGCTGCCGGCGCCCACGACACCTACGGTCCTGATCTCCTCGACATTCATCGCGCACCCTCCGTTCGAATGGTATTCGTCCCGTTTCCGGTTATCTGCTCAAGAAGTTCGGCTTCCGTTTTTCGGCGAAGGCGACGAGCCCTTCCTTCGCGTCGTGGGTTCCGAGGTTTTCGAGACCGTATTTCCGTTCGACCGCCAGCGCCTGCTCCATGGGAAGGTCGATCCCCTCGTACACCGCCGCCTTGATGTACCCCATCGCCTTCCCGGCTCCGGACGCCAACTGTTCCGCGAATTTCATCACCTCGTCCATGAAGATCTCCGGCTCGATCAGTCGGTCGACGAGGCCGATCGCCAGCGCCTCCTCGGGTCCCATCGCCTTCCCGCGAAGGAGGATGTCCATCGCCTTCGAAAGACCGACCAGCCGGGGAAGCCGCTGGGTGCCGCCCGCGCCCGGAAGGATGCCGAGCGTCGCTTCGGGGAGGCCGATGAGGGCCTTCCCCTTTTTCATGAGACGGTAATCGCACGCCATCGCCAGCTCGCAGCCGCCGCCGAGGGCGTGGCCGTTGATGGCGGCGATGACCACCTTCTTCATGCGGGGGAGAAGGTTGTTCGCGTCCTGCAGGATCTTCGAGAACGCCTCGGACGCCGCCCGATCCATGGAGGCCATCTCCTTGATGTCCGCCCCGGCGACGAACGCCTTCTCCAGCGTGCTGGTGATGACCACCACCGTCGCGTCCTCCATCCGGTCGACCTCGGTGAAGGCGTCGAAGAGCTCCCGGCCGAACGCGCCCGAAAGGGGGTTCGTCGGAGGCCGGTTGAGGAGCACCGTCACGATCCTGCCGGTCCGCTGCAGCGTGATGAACTCGTACGCCATCGATGCCCCCCGTTTCCGGTGATCCTGGATGGTTCAGCCGACCTTGAGGACGACGGAGGCCGCGGTGTCGCCGGCGGCGCAGCCGGAGAAGAGGAGGTACCCTCCCCCCTTCGTCGCCAGCTCCTCGATCCCCTCGATCATGAGACGGGCCCCGGTGGGCGCCTGCGGGTGCCCGTAGATCAGGGACGAGCCGAAGTTGTTCATCGCGTTGGCGTCGAGTCCCATCACCTTCGCCATCACGATGTCGTTCGCCGCGAACGGGTTGTGGGTGTTGATCACGGCGAGATCCGACGCCTTGATTCCCGCGTTGGCCAGCGCCATCTGCGCGGAAGGCGCCACGGCGGCGGCCATGAACGCCTTTTTCGTCCGGGCGAATCCGAAGGAGACGATCCGGATCTCCATCTTCGGGTCGGCGCTCAGTTCCTTCGCCTTTTCCCGGGTGGTTACGCAGAGACCGCTGTTTCCGTCGGCCGGGTGGGTCTGGGTCCCGAAGGTGTGCACGCCGTCGGGAAGGACGGGCCTCAAGGTCGCCAGCCCCTCTTTCGTCGAGGGGAAGATCCCCTCGTCCGCCGACACGGTGATCGTCTTCTTCTTCGAGACCTGGATCTCGACGGGGAACATGTACCGCTTCTGGAACTCCCGGTCGTTCGCGAGGGACGCGTCGTACTGCTCCTGCCGCCGAAGCGTGATCGCGTCGCACTCCTCGCGGGTCACGCCGTGCTCCCTGCTGACGTTTT harbors:
- a CDS encoding 3-hydroxyacyl-CoA dehydrogenase family protein; protein product: MNVEEIRTVGVVGAGSMGTGIIQVAAQSGFEVKAVDVDDAACAKAASVLAKILERLVAKEKITEEQKKQVLGRITFSTDIATLKGVPFLFEAVFESVDVKKAIFSKVDAICGDEVVYASNTSSISITEMASLVKRPAKFVGMHFFNPVPVMKLVEVIPALQTEQGTTDLALAMAKKLGKTAITCKDTPGFVVNRLLVPYMLDAVRLLEAGVASAEDIDTAMKLGTGMPMGPFELMDYTGVEISYYVGEIFHNYTKDARFAPPGLLRNMVKAGHLGKKTGKGFYDYPAKPPQEGGAVR
- a CDS encoding enoyl-CoA hydratase/isomerase family protein, whose amino-acid sequence is MAYEFITLQRTGRIVTVLLNRPPTNPLSGAFGRELFDAFTEVDRMEDATVVVITSTLEKAFVAGADIKEMASMDRAASEAFSKILQDANNLLPRMKKVVIAAINGHALGGGCELAMACDYRLMKKGKALIGLPEATLGILPGAGGTQRLPRLVGLSKAMDILLRGKAMGPEEALAIGLVDRLIEPEIFMDEVMKFAEQLASGAGKAMGYIKAAVYEGIDLPMEQALAVERKYGLENLGTHDAKEGLVAFAEKRKPNFLSR
- a CDS encoding thiolase family protein, translating into MLTKAYIPYRGYYSTPFVRWQGSLANEHSIVLGANTSRRFFESKGWDPKMIEYVLVGSTVYQKQWFYSGPWAAGMMGAAAVPGVLVSQACSTSAFAVYQAGMGIETGLFDNSWCLLADRCSNGPHASWPNPNGPGGQVISEDWVMDNFGKDPWAGGAMIQTAENVSREHGVTREECDAITLRRQEQYDASLANDREFQKRYMFPVEIQVSKKKTITVSADEGIFPSTKEGLATLRPVLPDGVHTFGTQTHPADGNSGLCVTTREKAKELSADPKMEIRIVSFGFARTKKAFMAAAVAPSAQMALANAGIKASDLAVINTHNPFAANDIVMAKVMGLDANAMNNFGSSLIYGHPQAPTGARLMIEGIEELATKGGGYLLFSGCAAGDTAASVVLKVG